The Podospora pseudoanserina strain CBS 124.78 chromosome 7 map unlocalized CBS124.78p_7, whole genome shotgun sequence region GAGAAGCTGTGAGGCCAGTGAGGTGATGCAGTGCAGAGAGATGGGAGCAACGTCGTGATGTGAGTGGATCGTGATAAAGATGGCCATTAAAGCCCAAGAAAATTTTTATGCTCTACAACAGACAACAGATTGACGGTGAGGGATAAATTTTTACCGTTGTCGACCTGCTATTCGACGAAAAACTCTATGGCTAACATCATCGCCATGTGTATTATCACATCTGGTATTACTTTACTGCATAACGAGCCGTCCGAATAGCACACCGTCGCTTCGGGGTTTGGGTTCGGGTTATTGTAGAAAGGGCGGTCAGCAGCTCAGGAACAACAAAGCCCAATCTCGTGCTGCAAGCCCTGCACcgcaacaccacacacacacacctgcAGTAGTCGATGCGCATGAGTCCTGCATGTCTGGCGATGTGCCTttgtggggaggtgggaacTGAGTGGGTGATAATCGATAAACGATAATCGATAACACTAGCGCCTGGACCTCATGATGCCCTTCGTCAGCTGGGTGGGCTGGGGTAAACGGGGGGgcagaaggaggggaaaCGTGGGTGCTAGGGAACGGATAtcggccttggccttggtcttCGCGACAATGACATCGACGACAACGGAGCAGGCGAGCACTGATGGACTCCCATTTCTCGCGCTCCCGAGGCCCGTCTCCGTGGATAGCATCAGGCGACTGAATCCCTTTTTTTCGGCTTCCCGAGCGGCAGGATCAAAGCGCCTGTGCGGTTGCATCTGTGCTGCTGCAAGACGGCAAGAAAGGGGATAGCAGGTGCAGCGGCAAAACTATTTATTGCATTTCAGTTCATGCGGCAACATGAGATGAAAACAAAGCATGTCAACAAAATGCCAGCGCTGGCTGGTTGCCCGGGTATATCATCAGCTGGAATTGAAGATGTCGATGAAAAATGAACAAGTCCCAATCAACTAGAgacaacaccctcaccgcAGATCTGTGTAGAGTGTCTCAATGCGCTCAATGCCGTATTCCTAGGGATCTCCAAAGGACCCTGAAGATTGACGTTCTGGAATGAAAACTGAGACTTGTAAACACTATGGGCTATCTTGCTCGGTCAGCGCCGTGGAAACAACTCTGATATCATATCTGTATCCGCAACTAGGAACAGGACACGGGCGCGAGAGAGCACTTGGGAAACAAGTGTGCAGCAAGAATGCAACCCTGCTGCATCATAAGGTCGTGTCCAATGGCTGCCAGATAAATCTAGCTCGCCCATTTTACAAGGCCAATGAAATCAGACGTGGTATTCGTCTTGACGCGCCCTAGATTAAACGTGTGGGCGACAATGGCAGccacctcccacaccacctTTGACAAGCAAGCTCACCAACTGCGGGCGGTTTCAACTGGCCCAGCCGAAACAGGCAGCATGCACCAAGGACCCCAATGGTTGGGGGAACACGACTGGCGGGGGGAACAAGGAGACACCCGTTTTCTAGACGGCCGATAACTGCGCCTGGCGGTCACACGACGTCAGAAACGAGAAAGAAAGTGGCATCACCAGTCGCCCGATTCTCTCGGCGGGGTTATCTCTTGTACACCTTTTCCCCAGACGCTCTTTGCGCTTCGGCAGTTGTGACAAGGTCGACCGGCGCATAAGCCGGAGCAGCGACGGGGGGCGAACGGGGGTGCCGGAAGCGTCAAAGCTGCGTCAACTTGTCGAGTGTTGGTGGATTGCGTGCCGGATGTTCATGGAGGCTTCAACCTTGTTGCCAAAACGGCCACGGCGCGGCGATATGGAGCAGAAGGGGCGCCCGTTGCCGGGTCTTGGCGGCCATGATATCCCGCCCCGCGGAGGCTTGAACGTTTGTTCGTCTAACCTTTTTGACGGCGTTTGctgtcatcatcttcctttCCTCCGTTCGCTCGATCGAAGTAAGAGTTCTTAGTATCCTGGCGGTCTCCAACGCTTACACAGAGCAGACACTGACACACTTGTAGAGGAAATCCGGGGTCACGGTTGCTTATTTTAGCGGGCAGCCTGTACGATTGGGCAATTGCAAGAGAGAAACCGCGTGGCCGCGTTGCGATGGATTATGCAGGGAGAGGATTACGGAGGAAGGGGACCAGATGCATCAAAAAAGGAGTGCATATCGAGAGGGTGACCAATCGAGGGTTGGGACGTGGTGTCCAAGGTGAAACAGAAGCTACTGGAACCGCGCTTTGCCGTTCAGTCAGCAGGTGGTCTTGGTCTTCTCCTTTGTGTGACACATCCTTCTGAGAATTGAATGCCTGAGGCAGCAACCGGTGGGGCTCCGTTCTGTCCGTCAAGGTGCTCCCTATCACGAGCATGATGCAGCCGTTTTGCTCATCCATTGCATCAATTGAATCGTGTCCACAACGAGCAAGATTCCCATCAGCTGGACATTGGGAATTGCGTACACCCGTGGAGCTGCTGTTTGAAGAAACTCGAGGGGAGAGACTACGCAATTGAATTATTGCACACTTGGCTCGAACAGGGCAGAGCAGCAGGTAACGTGGCTTCTCCAGCAGCCAGGGCTTTGTTCTCGCAGTCATACTTGGCGTCGTGGCTGCAATTCGACGAAGCGAGATGCCAGATGCAATGGTACCCGACCCGCAAGTCGCTCCCAGTCACGAGCTCGCCGTGAGGATACATGGCAAGGCAGCGATAGCTGTGTACTGACAAAACGATGACGAGCCCTCCTTTGATTGGAAAGCCGTGCCCAAATCAAACTGTCCGACCGGCCGACAGCGCGCCCCGCGATAAAAGAGCGAGGTCGCAGAGGCCTATGCTGCCCCAAGCGGTTAGGCCGGGATGTGTTGCGCTGTTCTCTTGCCATTCGTCGTCATCTCCCAGCGCTGGTCCAAGACAGTGCCGAGAGCGGTCGCTGGCACGTTGGAGGTTGCCCATGTtgccagccaaccacccagTGCTCGTCCACCCATTCCGGACTTGGCGATCACGGCACACCCTTGTCTCCCCTTTGTCACTTCTCGCCGTGGCAGGCACTTGTTGCTCAGCCCACTTTTGATGACAAGTCTGGCCAGTCCCGTTCCAGCGTTCCGTTGCCTTCCAGTCACTGCTTGCATCTTCTATCCCCCAGTCCCCAGTTCCCCCAGCGTCCCAGTGcccccccgtccccccatACAACTCGCTGCCTCCCGCTTTTGTTTGCTTTCCAAacgctccctctccaccgcctcttTCCACCTcctaccatcatcatcatcactcaccCTTCAACGAGTTGTCGTATAATTCTGCACGCCGACGCTGTCGCCCGCTCCCGCACTCGCACTCGCACTCCCACTCGCCGCGCAGTCAATCAGTCTCTTTGAATAGAGCGCTCCCCGTCGACTCCGACTAATTGCGACTGCCTCTGCGCTGCAGAATCATCGATTGGCTTTGAGCCCGCTTGAGCTACTCCGTCTCGCGATACCATCACCGCTCACCCGCGACCGCTCACTGTCTCTCGAAGACGACCAACTCCTGTGCTGTTGATAACACGGCAATTTTGTTTGCAAGCCAGCGACCACCGAGCACGCACTTCAATTACGGAAGCACTCGCtctctctgctctgctctgctctgctctgctcctGACCTGACTTTTGCCCCGGACCTGGTCACCCCCCGAATCCGCCCGCTGCCGAGAGCACCTGCCTAGTCCTCCGATCGGACTCCACCGGTTGTGAATTCACACACCTCAGTTCGTTGAACAAGGGGGCCGAAGAGTCATCTCTTCGTCCACCTGTTCCCCATAGGCACCTCAGCTCCCGCATGTTATCAACGACGTCCCGCCAGGTGTTTCCATAGCTGCAACTTCCTCTCCGGTTTGCTGTCTGCCACCTGGTCTCACTAGCCCATCGCCAACAACCTACCCGGGCTACCCCCTTCGCCGACAATAGCTGTGTGCTAGTCACCCGCTGCCCAGCTTCATcagctctccctctcccaccatAGCGCCGTCCTCCTacctcgccgccggcctATAGTCATTGGTTGCCTGGACCGCACTTCCAACCCTTGacttccatcaccaccaacctcgaaccaaacaacaacaaccacacaccTCGCCTTTCATTTTTGTATCGATGTTATAACGACCTTTTCTTTGTACTGCATTCTGGACCGTTAGTCCGTCATTTTCTCCGACATCCTTTGGACCGCTTGTTTCCTTTATTTCGACACTTCAATCATCAACAAATACCCGCACATATGAGCTTAAGCCAGTGAACGACTCAATAAcctttgttttcttttcgctCCCCGCCCCTGTACATCTCTCCTTTCCCgcctctcttccccctcgcGAAGCTCTCTCGACAATCGGCTGGTTGTGCTTGTTTTCTCTGCAGTACAAATCGAAAAGTTGTCTCGATAGGAACAGGGTGCGATCAGCATTAGACCAAGGGGTGAGGGAAAAAGCTCCGTCAGAACTTGTACCACCAACAACGCTTCATACCTTTTACAGCTATTTCTCTAATCAAAAATGGAATGCCTTCGCGACGACTTTCAGCGCGGCgtcatcctcggcggccGGTATCAGACCATCTCCCCACTCAACCACGGCTCGTTCGGCCAGGTTTTGCTCGCCAAGGATCTTCGAACAAGTGAGACTGTGGCCATCAAGTGCATCACAAAGCAGTCTGCTGCCAATGACGCCGGCATCGAGTTCGCCATCGACGAGAAGTCGGAGGAAATCGCTGTGCACAAGCACTTGGGATCTCATCCGAACATTGTCAACCATCTTGATGACTTTGAAACCGAGCATCACAAGTACCTGGTCCTCGAGTTCTGCGAGCGCGGTGACCTGTACGAGGCCATCCGCATCGATCATGGCCCCCTCGAGACGGAACACGTGAGACGCTTCATGTTGCAGCTCGTCGACGCCGTGGAATACTGCCATGCCAAGGGTGTCTTCCACCGTGACATCAAGCCCGAGAACATCTTCTTGACCCAAGACGGCTCCATGAAGCTTGGTGACTTTGGACTTGCTACCAGGGATGAGTGGACCACCGAGGTCATGGTCGGAAGCGACCGCTACATGTCCCCAGAACAGTATGAGAATGATGGTGACGGATACTCGCCTGCCCAAGCCGACATCTGGGCCATTGGTATCTGCCTGCTGAACATCCTGTTCTCTCGGAACCCCTTCGCCACGCCGACCCCCGCCGATCCCCTGTTCTTGGACTTCACCAGAGACAAGCAGTCGTTGTTTGACGTGTTCCCCATGATGTCAGCAGACACCTTCGAGGTTATCGACCACTGCATGAACTTGGACCCCGCCAAGCGCTCTCTTGCCGCCACCCGTCAAGCGCTCCTCCGTGTCAAGAGCTTCACCACCCAGGATGAGGATCTCGTGGACGCCTTCTGCTCCGCCGACCGCCGTGTTGTCGCCAGCGCCAACCGTGAGCCCCTTCGCACACCGTCCGTGCAGAGCCCCATGGTGGACACTGGTGCCTTCCCTTGGGCCAAGGCCCTCCAGGCCAcccctcccaagcccatTCGCCAACTCAGCATCATCCACGACTACGACGAGGGTTACGATGAGGACTTGTTCTCGAGGTCCGGCGGCACCGACTGGTTCTCCAAGCCAACGCAAACACCCATGTCATCCTTTGTGGACTCGAGCTTGGGAGCTTCCATCCAGTCCTCCAATCTCTACAACTTCCAGCCCAGACTTCCAGCAAAGGCTTTGGCCAAGGTGTCACCCATGGCTGGGTCTCTTCCCATCAACATGTCCAAGAACCGCAACCAATCTGCCATGTCATGGGCCTTCAGCCGCGAAAACAACCAGGTCTCTAAGAGCTGGAGTGATCTCtgggacgacgaggaggaggagcagcaacaggagcAGGCTAGGCAACTGCAGGCTCTGAAGGAGATGAATTCGAGGACTTGGAGCCACGAGAGTCAGACCGAGACTCCCGTTGCTGACAACGACGACACCCCTCGTCTTGGCCTgtcacccatcaccaagacgGCCAGCGTTGTCAACCTCAACGACAAGGAGAACGAGATCCCGTCCATTGACGCCGCCCTGGGCTCCGCcatcgacgatgacgactttGATTCGGATGGTCTCTTCCTCTACGAAGCTCCGCCTGTCAAGGAGGAACCTCAGCGCCCCAGTCGCGCTTCTCCCAAACACAGCGGTGTGGACAAGTGGTCGGTTCTAGGAGAGCGCCGACGGGCTTGCAACGGCACTACACCTTCCAAGGCCCCAGAGGTCACCCTCCGGACAGGGCATCATATGGGGGCTGGCTTCCCTAGCAACACACCATCGAAGGCGCATGGCGTTCATGATTTCTTCAGCAGCGTTGATCACCACACTCCCGTTTCCACATTCAACCTCTCTACtcacaacaagaacaacaacaatcatcatcattacaCCCCACACCGCAGGGGTAGCAACCATGGGAAGGAGCGCATCAAGGAGTGCCCATGGAGCAAGGGACGCGATCGAGACTGGAATTTTGATTGGCGCAAAGATAAGCGCAACGCCTTTGGCGATCTCGagtgggttggtggctggCCAACAGCGGCTCGCTCATAAAGAGCTGGGTTGATCTGGGTGCCGGTCACCAATCGTGGTTGGGCCATTTTACCATCCTACCCTCACTCTCCAATACCCTTCCATCGATCGGACATCGATGTTTACTATTTTCTTCTTTCGGTGTATGGAAAGACTTTTTTGCTGACTCTTGCTGGTGTTTgttttctccttctttttgttttcttttattaATTTTTCCGGTTTCTGGTGTTTTCGCCTGTCATGGCTGAAGGAGTTTTTGGGtttcaacatcatcaaacaaccTACAATCACAGGTTGAACCACATCTACATaggggctttttttttttcgggcGACAAGCATAGCatgggttttttttctcttttagAATTCGAAATGAGACAAATGGCAAACTGGAGGGCGTCTGTTAGgaggtttttcttttttcaaaGGGTGTGGCAATCACACAGAAACTGGACATTGGGTTGGATCACTTTATTACTCTACTCTTTTTTGACATTCATCATGGGAGGGGACGGCgaacagcaacaccagcaagcaagtttgttttttttcaaaAGCAAAGGAGGAGTCAGCAAATCATTTTCTTTCGAAAAAagtcttttttttcattcATCGagagttgggaggggaaaatGCGAAAAATTGGAGAGGCATGGCTATCCAGGAAGGGTACACTTTTTTGGATGGATAAAATCGTTGGCATTCAACTCGCTTTCTGAGTATGAAAGATATATTTGGTCTTGAGGGATTGATTATTAGTCTAGAAATACCAGAAGTTACCCACTCGAACACTCTTTGACTCTTTTGCATTGTGACTTGACTTGGTGCCTTGATGACTGATTACTTGATTGAGTTGATTCATTTCTCGCGAGTCTTGTGTGTATGACACGATAGGTAAACGGGGGGCCTGATGTGTTAATTTTGTGGTCTGAAACTTGGTCTCTCAGCCCACGGGCCTGTCAAGGCCGTCTGGGCTGATTATCTCCGTTCTTTGTAAGACCTGTCACTTTGCTGTTGACGGGACGGTTAGTAGAggagtggtgggtgggacagggctttgtgtgtgtgtgtgtgtgtgtgtgtgtgtgtgatgacGGGGTATAAGACAGGGAgcggatgggatggataCAAGACTAAGACAGGCAGATGTCGTGGAACGAAGATCGAGTGAGGCGTTGGATGAGGGTTATCCATACCTGCCTACCtataccttttttttttttttttt contains the following coding sequences:
- the TPK2 gene encoding cAMP-dependent protein kinase catalytic subunit (COG:T; EggNog:ENOG503NW6U), whose amino-acid sequence is MECLRDDFQRGVILGGRYQTISPLNHGSFGQVLLAKDLRTSETVAIKCITKQSAANDAGIEFAIDEKSEEIAVHKHLGSHPNIVNHLDDFETEHHKYLVLEFCERGDLYEAIRIDHGPLETEHVRRFMLQLVDAVEYCHAKGVFHRDIKPENIFLTQDGSMKLGDFGLATRDEWTTEVMVGSDRYMSPEQYENDGDGYSPAQADIWAIGICLLNILFSRNPFATPTPADPLFLDFTRDKQSLFDVFPMMSADTFEVIDHCMNLDPAKRSLAATRQALLRVKSFTTQDEDLVDAFCSADRRVVASANREPLRTPSVQSPMVDTGAFPWAKALQATPPKPIRQLSIIHDYDEGYDEDLFSRSGGTDWFSKPTQTPMSSFVDSSLGASIQSSNLYNFQPRLPAKALAKVSPMAGSLPINMSKNRNQSAMSWAFSRENNQVSKSWSDLWDDEEEEQQQEQARQLQALKEMNSRTWSHESQTETPVADNDDTPRLGLSPITKTASVVNLNDKENEIPSIDAALGSAIDDDDFDSDGLFLYEAPPVKEEPQRPSRASPKHSGVDKWSVLGERRRACNGTTPSKAPEVTLRTGHHMGAGFPSNTPSKAHGVHDFFSSVDHHTPVSTFNLSTHNKNNNNHHHYTPHRRGSNHGKERIKECPWSKGRDRDWNFDWRKDKRNAFGDLEWVGGWPTAARS